DNA from Bacillus sp. Marseille-P3661:
CTATTTTCAGTGATATTATCTTTTTTAGCAGAACCATTTTTTATATGGTTGGGACTGTATCAATCTTTAAAATGGGAACATATATATTCATTCCCGATATATATCTTTATTTATTTAGTTGCAGACTTTATTAGTAAAAGAAATAGCTGGGCTAAAATTTAATAGATCCACAGGGACAGGTTCACTGGCTTTGTTTAATAGAGAGTCCCCCTATACTTCTAGCGAACATTCCCTATTTATGGAAGTGCACACTCTAAAATTCCAATTCCTAACTAAAAAAGCCCCTGCTCCCCCGTACACTACCGCTTTAACGTACTGGGGGACAAGAGCTTTCATTCTATGTAGAAACAGAACATTTTAATAAACTTTATAAGTTTGCCCTGTCTGAGCACCTTCAACACTCTTAACATATGCATTTGCCACTTTGTTAGCTGGTACTGGATTAAAACCTTTAAAAAATTCTCCATATTTATCCATGGATTCTTCCAGAACGTTTGGACTTACAGTATTAATCCGGATATTACGTTTCAATTCAATCGCCGCAGATTTAACAAAACTCACAATCGCACCATTAGCCATAGCTGCTGAGCTACCTTTTAAAATTGGATCATCCATCATAATTCCAGAAGTTAATGTAAAACTTCCACCTTCATTTATATAATTTTGTCCAATTAATACTAAATTCACTTGACCCTTCAGTTTACTATTTATTGCTATTTCATTTAGTTCCGGAGTGAGCTCACTGAAATTCCCAAAATGCGCTGCTCCTGTTGTGCTTATAACAGCATCAATGTTATGTAAATCTTTATACATTTGTTCTATGCTTTCTACAGACGTGATGTCTACTTTATAATCCCCATTTGATTTGCTAGCGATAATAATTTCATGGTTAAGTTTTAACTTCTCAGCCACAGCTTTTCCTATTGTACCAGTACCACCAACTATAAGAATCTTCATACTACCACTACTCCTAGCTAAAAAATTATGAATCTATGTTGCTTTATATATTCTTCGCTTTCGAAGAATCCCCTTCCTGTATAGTAAAAAAGGTTTTATTAACATAGTGGTATTTGATAAAACATTAAAAGGAACAAGGTACCTGTCACCCTGTTCCACTTTTTCTTGTTAAGTTTACTGGTTATTTGTTATGGCTTAAAAAATGATAAAAATACAGATTTCAAAAAATGTTTCTGTTTCTCTGGCACACTACCGCTTTAACGCGCCAAGGTCAGGAAACGAATGTAAAAATCTAATACAATGTTTGTTTTTGTGTGCCATCTGTTCGTATTCTGTAAATCATTTTTTCAATTCTAGTGTAGTAGATCCAGTCGTCAAAAATGATGATATTCGTTACAAACTCTTCATTTAAGAAGGTTTTTTCTGTTCCATCAACTCTCATTTTATAAAGATCTCCGCCAGGTATATCAACAGTAGTATAGTATATCCAACCATTAGATATATTCAAGTTAGAAGCAGAATCATTGCTTAACCTCATTTTATTAGATCCATCAAAGGACATCCTATAAATTCGGGTTTCATCTGCTGGATTTCTAAAGTAAATCCAATTATCATGTATAAGCATACTATATACACTTGTATCATTTAATTTTGTTCTTTCTGTTCCATCAATTCTTACACGATATGGCTTTTGTTGGTCTGTGATATTTTGATAATAGATCCATTCGCCAATTAAGTTTATGGAAGAGGATTGATCTTCATTTAGCTTTGTTCTTTCCGTACCATCTGCTCTAATTTTATATAGTTTTGCACCATCCGATTGGTTTGCATAAAAGATCCATTCACCTCTAACAAGGATACTCGTTGAACTATCATTATTTATTTGAGTTTTTTCTGTTCCGTCTATTCTTATTTTGAATATGTTACCATTATCCCATCCGCTTCGATAATAAACCCATCCATCTAATACATTGATATAGGTTGGATCTACACTAGCTGTTAGTAATGTATCCATTGTAAGGTCTGTTTTCTTCTTAGTTAAAGCTCCGTATACTTCCTGCCCTTGACGTTTATTAAAATAAATCCAATCATTTTCATTCCCCAGGAAACCAGTGTTCATAATATTTCCTGCCGTATTCCCTTGTTCCACCATCTGAATATCGTTGATAAGGGACTGTAAATACTGATTTTCCGCAGTAAGCGTTTCAACTCTACTTTTCAATTCGTCATAATCAGACGTCACGTTAATGACCTGATTTACAGGGTCCCATAAAACCTGAGCACCGACCCTGCTAAACTCAGCAATAGGAACATAAATATAAGGATAGGTTGCTCCTTCTGGTTTAAAATTTAATACAGGATACAAGCCCGTATTAATATCGACACCA
Protein-coding regions in this window:
- a CDS encoding short chain dehydrogenase, whose product is MKILIVGGTGTIGKAVAEKLKLNHEIIIASKSNGDYKVDITSVESIEQMYKDLHNIDAVISTTGAAHFGNFSELTPELNEIAINSKLKGQVNLVLIGQNYINEGGSFTLTSGIMMDDPILKGSSAAMANGAIVSFVKSAAIELKRNIRINTVSPNVLEESMDKYGEFFKGFNPVPANKVANAYVKSVEGAQTGQTYKVY
- a CDS encoding DUF5050 domain-containing protein — translated: MKTSRTNVYIVQPGDHLYFIAKKFNTTIESIVSLNKLVSPMLYVGQTLFIPNQIAVREGRQMQYKPVTAYTATRPIYVNGVDINTGLYPVLNFKPEGATYPYIYVPIAEFSRVGAQVLWDPVNQVINVTSDYDELKSRVETLTAENQYLQSLINDIQMVEQGNTAGNIMNTGFLGNENDWIYFNKRQGQEVYGALTKKKTDLTMDTLLTASVDPTYINVLDGWVYYRSGWDNGNIFKIRIDGTEKTQINNDSSTSILVRGEWIFYANQSDGAKLYKIRADGTERTKLNEDQSSSINLIGEWIYYQNITDQQKPYRVRIDGTERTKLNDTSVYSMLIHDNWIYFRNPADETRIYRMSFDGSNKMRLSNDSASNLNISNGWIYYTTVDIPGGDLYKMRVDGTEKTFLNEEFVTNIIIFDDWIYYTRIEKMIYRIRTDGTQKQTLY